TAGTAAAAAGCTCCATTTTGATATCGCGAATATTACACCTAGAATTTCAAGTGAATCATTTCTCAGTTTCCTTTGTAAACCATGATCAATAACATGTCTTATAATTGGTTGTAGTGGTCAAGGGCTATATTTGGGgtatgaaaacaaaaatttggcTTTATAAATATAAAAGCCTTGTCTTGGGCATATGTTTTAGGTGAATTCCGATCATTAAGCGATTTTTGTGTGCTTTAATGAAGTGCGAAAAGCCCAATGTACTCACTAGAACTCTTAATAAATAGACGAATACCTTAGAACTATGAATGGGAGTACGAAATGGAAATTAGAATGAGTGGGAGGGCACGAAAACGGGTTTTCGCCGTTGTGTTTCCTACGATTCTTGAATTGGtctactttcgaccaactttttataaaccaaaatatattaatttatGTTTCGATCACACCATCTTTTTGGactttgaataccctctttCTCGATATACAATATATTTTGATCCGGTTTAAATTTGgaataatttaaagattttcccataataatttgtttttcgacttgttgagggtaaaattgtcgtatcttttgatgtataaagaAGTTTTGAGCCAAACTAAATTGGTTAGAAAGTATGCTAGATGAGTTTTTCAACGGATCAAACCttgtgcaaatcggagttcgagagtgtccgtggcaagacccaaaaatttgttcaatttttgaaattctgaagatGCGCCTAGGTGTAATGTTGTGCGCCTGGGGCACTTCAAACTCTCCACCTTTGGATATCAGCTCTGAATGACAACCTGTCCATATATTTTTCAGGACAATGATCGAATCTACATCATGGATAGTAGATATTCTGTGTGCAACAACTATCGTTGTGCCATTGGACATTGCTGTATTCAATGCTTGTAGAACAATGAGTGCTGATTCTGCATCAAGAGCACTTGTGGCCTCATCAAGAAGTAGAATCTTTGGGTTTCTCAAAATCGCTCTTGCGATAGCAATCCTCTGTTTCCGCCCTCCAGAGAGCTGAGTTCCCCCTTCTCCAACCTGAAGCCATCAAACTGTCACATCAGTCTACAAGATGGTGCTGAAGACTAGTGTTTCTGTtctaaaaaatgaggtttgCAGAACACAACTCAGAAGTGCCTTTGGAAACACAAAAGAACTCTTGTTGAATTTTAGCAAAATTAGTTTTCAGCAATTTGAAGACGTCTATTTGATACATTGTGACAATGGGTACTTTTCTGAAAGGTAGAAATAAGATTAAAAAACCATCAACCAAAGAATTTTTTGAGAAGTGCTCTCGGTaactgattttgaaaacaacCATCAAATATTGTATCAAGCTTtcagaacccaaaaaaaaaaaaaaaaaccaaagtggAAAAAGCTAAAATCTGCCGCTTGTCTTCCACATCTGGCACTTAAATTACGACAATAACAATTGAGATGTTCTATTCAGCCAACAAACTTTCTATTGTTGTTACCACCTTTTTTATGGTCATTAATCCTGTTGTCTTGCTAAACAGGAAAGGCTCAGCAAAAATACCTACCTGAGTATGATAACCATCAGGCAAATGTTGAACAAAAGAATGTGCATTTGCAGCTTCAGCGATTTGATCCATATCTGCTTCATCTTTACCATACACAAGAATGTTCCCAGAAATGCTAGTGGAAAACAGTGCTGGTTCTTGATGTACCAGCCCCATCTGCTCTCTCAACCATTGTAACCCAAATTCGTTAAATCATGTCCGTCCAACATTATTGTACCTATGGCAGTTCAtaaaccacacaaaacaaaattcttgtAAACTAATGAGTGAACTATCAAAATTCTACTTTAAGATCAAAGAGAAATTTGAGATCTGCACCCTGTTCGGTTACATGGGAGACGTATTCTATATTTTCTCTGCTGTTTGGTGTGAGGGAAAACAGAAGTTAACTGGAAACTTTTTCTGTGGTAATAGGAAAATGAGTTGGGTCAGTGGTGGAAGCTCGGCCTTGGTTGGACATTGGACAAGGTCCACGTTTGAGCCCTCATGCCCCTTATTGGAGATAAACAAACTCCTAATACCAATCACACGTGGTGAGACCTTGGCTTCGGCCCCGATGTAGGTGTGATGGGATAGCTTACAGATCATGATGTGGTGTAACAGTGCCATACTTCCCGCTTGAGCTTTTCATTTTACAAACGGGACAACAAAACAAACACTCGAGAAAgcaagaaagggaaaatgatagTTTTGGTTATAAAGACAGGTTTtgccaaaccaaaaaaaatccaaacacacCGACAAAGAAGACGACCTTAATTAACTTAGTTAAGATGAAATGATGAAATACATTGACTAATTTAAATCGTATACAACTTGGATCAAAATTGAGCTGTTGCATACCTGAAAATATGATGCCAGAATACCAAGAATATAATacgtacagagagagagagagagagagagagagagagagccagaatttttttgttttgaagttgGGGTGGGGGGGCTTAATACCTTCGCCCCTGCCTACTCGTCAATTCGCACTGAAGATTCCACCCATGCACACCACCAACTTTGATATACCAAGTTCCAGTAACTATACTTGCACCGGTCTCCATTTGTTTCCTGCAAAAGAATCAAATAGAATTGAATACTGTGCACATAATTCAATTCAACtccaaaacttgaaaggaaGTTTTCTCACTCGATGAAGCTTGACAGGTATACCAGAcattaaacattttcaaaaaactggAATTAAATGGGAATGGTTGTGGGAAATGTCCTTCATTAGCAAATTTACAACATTTGAGGAGATACACAAAATTAGATACGCCGAAGAAGTTATCCCAAGGTTCAAATGAAGCATGCTTGGAAGATCACATGATTTAAAACCTAGCTTAGATGCCCCTAACTGTCAGACCTACCAAATAGTTCATTAGATCCTTGACATGTCCCGTAATCTGTACTCAAGTACTATCCATTGGTTGCATCTTCCGTACTTAAAGCATACTCGTCAAGATAGAGGAACATTGCATGGTCCAACTCAGCTATTGATAAATGAAATCCTTCAAAAAGTAGTCCAGTGGTAGATCGGTTGGTTTCGCGGAGAATTTAGACATATCAACAAACTAGCACAAAAGAAATGCTCAATATGCCATTTTAAGGCTAAAACAGTTAGTAAAGGACAATTAGCGAAGTGACCGTTTCGGCATGGCCATTAGAGTTTCTAACTGCTCTGCAATGTTCAGCTGGAGTGGGTACCTATCACCACAGCCGCGATAAGGTGCGAATTACACCCTTACACACGACGTCTGTTTACGATGACAACTACTGCAAATGGTTTTGAACTCGCCACCCATGCTAGGGAGAGATTTTCACCCGCACCATAATTGCCAACTCGACTACCACCTCACTGGTGGCTACTGTTAGAATAACATTTGGATAATATCATGTTACCATGTTTTCTATGATATTTTTCATGTTTCTCAGTTTGTTTATTATTCATGTTCCCTAGTTAGTTTGGTTTAGGTTtcaaaacttaacaaacttcaaaaatatgttcaggTGTAGCTTGTTTTATGAGACGAGTCAATCTAAAATGAGCTTCAATTGAGCAGAACACGAGCCGATGTCGAGTagttaaaattttcatatacCACAAGCCAAGCGAGCCGAGTAGTAGCTTattcgagcttggtttgaactttgaacttctaacgagcttcaaaaagtgAAGGCTTTACTTTCCCCCTTTTTTCCCCTGTAactttttgttcatattaattAATTACGTATGCAGAAGGAAAACTGGAAGTTCACACAAAAAAAGGTAACTTCAAGGGATCAATCCCAAACTGAAAGCAATCATTTCAATTCTAAGAACCTGTGCTATGTTTGGattgggttttgaattttttttttaagaaatagtaggggtaacaaatggagagagataaaaagagaaatgttggaagtaggaagaattctttttgaaaagtgaaagagaacaaggcattatTCTCTAGCAAAAACCAGTTCGCAAAAGCTTGTACAGTAATACACAAAGTGCTTGACAATTGCCTCAATTTAAACATGCAACTAATGGAGTAAGAAATTCCTTGTTGTCGCAGTTTAATAGCTGTAAAGAGATCATCAGTAGTTTCGTTGGATCAAGTATTATTGCC
The sequence above is a segment of the Rhododendron vialii isolate Sample 1 chromosome 13a, ASM3025357v1 genome. Coding sequences within it:
- the LOC131313045 gene encoding ABC transporter B family member 14-like gives rise to the protein MGLVHQEPALFSTSISGNILVYGKDEADMDQIAEAANAHSFVQHLPDGYHTQVGEGGTQLSGGRKQRIAIARAILRNPKILLLDEATSALDAESALIVLQALNTAMSNGTTIVVAHRISTIHDVDSIIVLKNIWTGCHSELISKGGEFEVPQAHNITPRRIFRISKIEQIFGSCHGHSRTPICTRFDPLKNSSSILSNQFSLVHMKLSNFFEAYGCGHVAKKELKQKSYGNFKDTEDSRNLLATELKLKALLKGRS